In Lactuca sativa cultivar Salinas chromosome 5, Lsat_Salinas_v11, whole genome shotgun sequence, the DNA window TCAAAATCGTTGATCTGTTTTCCTTATTATCATCTTTGATTATATTGATTTCTTCGTCCTTCAAAATTTCTTACAAATAATTCTACATATTCATTGTTGCAATCATCGTCGTCTTCTTTTACATATAAATTACAAACTAAATGTGTTGTTTCCTCAATTCAATTACAAAAAAATGATAGTAAGAGGACACGTGTTTGTATGCTACTTTAAAGAAAACATGGATTATATATTGAATTTAATACATACTAACCAATTGCATTTACCACATGCGATTTCATTTGTGTATGAATACAGTTGGCATCTTTTGATGATTTAATTGCTAAACATATTTATTGTAATTGGATTTTGCTTTATATGAATACATGGATAATTATAATGTGATGTAGTGatctcaaataaaaaaaattgaacgtTGTATCAAAGATAAGATACAACCCGATGATAATGACTTTAAAAGCAAAGAATAATAATGAATTGATGTTGTCAAATTAAATATACACGAGAAGATGAAATCCAATTTATATGAGTTTTTtgaataaaagaaaaattaagcTAAAAAGGAGCAAAATGACCTAGTTTTGATAGGTTCCATACCTAAGGTTAAGTATATAACAGTCTCATATTCActatccccatatatatataggTCATTGATCATCTTGTACATATTATCCAAGcaataaccgaaccaaaccaAATAATACCCAATCCGAACCAGTATTTGTTAATCAGTTCGGTTTTTGGTTCATGCAATTACCTTATTCGGTTAGGTTCCAACCCAAATAACATCTCAGCCTCAAATGAAGTAAAACCATAAAATCATATGAAAATGTAGGGATGAGTATCGAAACCGGCTCGGAAACCGAACTTGGTGGAAAATAGGAACCGAACCGAACAGGACCGCCAATTCTACCAATATCGGTTCCGGTTCTTGTTGGGTCTTCAATGTTGGAACCGATCcgcaagaaatagcaacgtatTTTGAGAATAAAGTAGTACATTGTTAAATGGTGCTAAAACAAGAAAAGTCAATTTAATATGCTTTTGTGCAGGCTTTGTAAGTCACTCAATTTTAACCAAATTATgagtttttatagtctaaaattagCTAAAAAACCTAAACATGTAGGAAAAAAAATCATGTCAATACAACTTAAAATGAGTAagatatgaacattttaacaAAAATGTCAAATTATTTATTAGTGCTGAAACaggaagaaaaaaaaatccaatttgaTATAAAGCTTGTAACTCATTCAAAAAATCCAATTTGATATAAagcttgtaactcattcaatttttcaCCGTATCAAGCATTTTCATAGTCTAAAATTATCTATAAAACCTAAATAGCATGTAGAAAAAAGAATCATTTCAATCTCACTTCAAAAGAGTGAGATATGAAcattttaggaaaaatatgaaattaCGTTTTAGtgctaaaacaaaagaaaaaaaaaagtctcATTTCATATGTTTTCCTTGCAaggcttgtaactcattcaatttttaaccaaatcaaaaGATTTTATGGTCTAAAATTATCTACAGAACCTAAATAACATGTAGGAAAAATAATAAAGTCAATCTCACTTCAAATTAGTGAGAAATAAACATTTTAAGTTGGTCTAGTTCGATTCCCGGTTTTAGGTTTCCtagttccaaaaatccacaaaaatattGTCCCAATCCCGGTCCAAACGGTTCCAATTCAGATACCGGTTCCGATTGGTTCCCCAGTCCAAATGTTCATCCCTGGAAAAATGTAATCGATTCTTTCATTTCTTTGAGTCAGCCATTAATGACAAATGTAACCGCTACTTTCGTTTCTTTGAGCCAGCCATTACATTAAATCAATAAATGAATGAATCCGGTGATTGAAAGCCTTGTGACTTTCTAGGGAAATCTTATTGTACGCAACTTAATAATGACTTTAAGAACAATGAGATATTGTGAAAAATGCTTATAAGAGGTGAACCTAATAGTGAagtaatgtcaagaaaattgtgTTAATGAAGTTCAAAAGGCAGTAATGAACAAACATTTTCAACAACAATTAGCAAAATTAACAAGCTTGAAACAAGCAAATGACCCGTAAAGAAAATTAACAAGCTtctaaaatgtaaaagttttcaaGAGAACACCTATGTATCATCAAAACTGTTAATAGCAAATTGTTCATGACAACTGACAAATATCATTTAAACATATGTGATTGAATAACATATAGACAAAGGTGCAGAGATAATCTATCACGACTCTAAATATCAACAAATCGTTAGCACAATAGAATGGCTGCAAGTAAATTCAATAGAAATAACAGATATGAAAACACCATTAGGCATGAATGTCTAGAACGGAAAAGATCAAACCAATTCAATCAAAATTTCTAGCAGAAGAACAACAATTTCGTGTCTCACGTCTCAACATACTATCAAAAAGCAACATAACAAAAATGAAATATGCTAGGATAAAAATGACATGAATTACTCTGTTTTGATCAACGGTAAGACTTCTGAAACCTCGCACGAGCACCACGACCACCAAACTTCTTCGGCTCGCACCTCCTAGGATCAGCAACAAGTAGTGTTCGGTCATATCTCACGAGAATATCCTTTATTTCCTTCTTCTGTTCTTCATCGACAAACTTCTGGTAATAAGCGACGAGCGCTTTAGAGATACTCTGACGAATTGCGTAGATCTGAGAAGTGTGACCTCCACCTTTGACTCGGATCCTCATGTCTACGCCAGCAAATTTGTGACGACCAAGAAGGAGAATCGGCTCAAACGCCTTGTAACGGAGGATTTCAGGCTGGACGAGCTCGATTGGAACACCATTGATCTTGATTAGACCACGACCAGCCTTGCAGTGTGTGACCGCAACCGCCGTCTTCTTCCGGCCGAAGCATTGAACGGAGTTGGGTGGAGCTGCCGCCATTTTTATACGAAACCCTAATTCTAGAGAACGTGGAGTGATCAACTAGACGAAGAAAGCGATCGATTGGAAAAATACAGAGTTTATATGGGGCGCGATTAGGGTTTTATAAATCAGATACATTTATTTATTCAACTGCGATTTAATGGTTTAAGTTGTTGGGCCGGCCCATTTTTAACGGCCCGGTTTTAAACGGACATAAAGATAGAAACAAACTTGTACATTTGTACTACTAAACTGGGTTTAAGACGTGTTTTGTGAACGATGAAATTTGGGAGTTGTAGTTTTAATTTGTGTGGAACTATTAGGTAAAAATTATTAGGTATAAACACAGTTGTAAATTTTTAATAGATGTAAAAGATTTCAAAAAGTTGTTGCCGAATACGACGTTAACTAATTTTTATTTGAAACTATGAGAGTGTTTGTTTTTTCTCTGCAGGTCTGCGAGgcgcagaccacgcgcagacatAATGGTTTGCAgtctgtttgtttttctgaagtgcGCAGACATAAAAACGTCTGCGCGAGGTCTTCACCACACATATATGGGATAGCATCTTCTAAAGTCTGCAAGCCCTTTAACCTAAAAGAAAcgcgtcttttttttttttttttgcttccgCCTCCAGTCCTCGTCCAACCCTCCCAGAAAAAACCCTCGATCGATCGATCGTACTCCACCTTGCAGCGACCACCACCGTCGCAACCCTCCTCTCCGATCAAAACCATTGATCGTCGCCTTCCTCTCCGATCCGGCGTCCTCCGATTTTCCGACCATCACAGTCGATTGCAGCAGCCGGCGAACAACAAGGTCACAGCGACAACTTCAACTAGAGACCAAGCAACGACTCCTCCCCTGCTCGCCGCCGTTAACCAGCGCCTCCCCTGTGAAGCCACCGGCCGGAGACCGTCGCCCCCACAACTACACCGGAGACTTCGACCTCACAGCTACAggttcgtttttttttttcctgcTGTCAGTCTTCCTTCTTCTCCTGACTTTCTGTTATTCCCTTCTTATCCGTTGCATTGAAGCTATAGTTCAGAATTTATGTTAATTGATGCATAACTCATAAAAGAGctgtaaaataaaaacatttgtaATGAAAGTAATTTATCTTTGAATGTGAAATTGGATTTGATTTTGAATGAAGAAAA includes these proteins:
- the LOC111877586 gene encoding 40S ribosomal protein S16 codes for the protein MAAAPPNSVQCFGRKKTAVAVTHCKAGRGLIKINGVPIELVQPEILRYKAFEPILLLGRHKFAGVDMRIRVKGGGHTSQIYAIRQSISKALVAYYQKFVDEEQKKEIKDILVRYDRTLLVADPRRCEPKKFGGRGARARFQKSYR